From a single Anomaloglossus baeobatrachus isolate aAnoBae1 chromosome 8, aAnoBae1.hap1, whole genome shotgun sequence genomic region:
- the ITGB3BP gene encoding centromere protein R isoform X1, protein MPAKRSLRLEASERNQNEKSRVNEGQDPRHYSPLTGTRRMSPSSASKRRLAADAEEQKTQNDANPRAAEPETSSRGQSAPEENADILHLFSEVEASLSELLEIRQQLSDLQAEEGSRELGNLLGLDSGTLDLQLEMQKTKVLSLLFGVLLLYFGRTRSTCR, encoded by the exons AGCGAAACGATCCCTGCGTCTGGAAGCGTCAGAGAGAAACCAG AATGAAAAGTCAAGAGTTAATGAAGGTCAGGACCCCCGCCATTACTCCCCACTTACTGGGACCCGTCGGATGAGCCCGTCATCTGCCTCCAAACGACGACTAGCCGCAGATGCTGAGGAGCAAAAGACACAGA ATGACGCcaatcccagagctgcagagccagAAAcgtccagcagagggcagagcgctCCAGAGGAAAACGCAGA cattttgcatctgttttcagaAGTGGAAGCCTCGCTGAGCGAACTGCTGGAAATAAGACAACAACTATCGGACTTACAG GCTGAAGAGGGCAGCAGAGAGCTGGGAAACCTCCTCGGATTGGATTCCGGAACCTTGGATCTTCAATTGGAGATGCAGAAAACGAAAGTTCTGA GCTTATTATTTGGGGTACTGCTGTTGTACTTTGGGCGGACTCGCTCTACGTGCAGGTAA
- the ITGB3BP gene encoding centromere protein R isoform X2 yields the protein MPAKRSLRLEASERNQNEKSRVNEGQDPRHYSPLTGTRRMSPSSASKRRLAADAEEQKTQNDANPRAAEPETSSRGQSAPEENADILHLFSEVEASLSELLEIRQQLSDLQAEEGSRELGNLLGLDSGTLDLQLEMQKTKVLICEVRKIKKRPRIG from the exons AGCGAAACGATCCCTGCGTCTGGAAGCGTCAGAGAGAAACCAG AATGAAAAGTCAAGAGTTAATGAAGGTCAGGACCCCCGCCATTACTCCCCACTTACTGGGACCCGTCGGATGAGCCCGTCATCTGCCTCCAAACGACGACTAGCCGCAGATGCTGAGGAGCAAAAGACACAGA ATGACGCcaatcccagagctgcagagccagAAAcgtccagcagagggcagagcgctCCAGAGGAAAACGCAGA cattttgcatctgttttcagaAGTGGAAGCCTCGCTGAGCGAACTGCTGGAAATAAGACAACAACTATCGGACTTACAG GCTGAAGAGGGCAGCAGAGAGCTGGGAAACCTCCTCGGATTGGATTCCGGAACCTTGGATCTTCAATTGGAGATGCAGAAAACGAAAGTTCTGA ttTGCGAAGTGAGAAAAATAAAGAAGCGGCCGCGCATCGGATGA